A single genomic interval of Bacillus alveayuensis harbors:
- a CDS encoding hypothetical protein (product_source=Hypo-rule applied; cath_funfam=1.50.10.10; smart=SM01104): protein GSMRFAHSNRGGATGAWPGNADTVSEEGSRFHASPYDVEP from the coding sequence GGGGTCAATGCGTTTCGCTCATAGTAACCGTGGCGGTGCAACGGGCGCTTGGCCCGGCAATGCGGACACTGTTTCAGAAGAGGGAAGTCGTTTTCATGCGTCACCTTATGACGTAGAACCTTGA